One Ranitomeya variabilis isolate aRanVar5 chromosome 5, aRanVar5.hap1, whole genome shotgun sequence DNA window includes the following coding sequences:
- the LOC143774630 gene encoding olfactory receptor 5G26-like produces the protein MQENNRTVVTEFYILGFQVSQNLRILLFCLFFVVYCLILCGNLLIIILVSTSKNLHTPMYYFISQLSISDILLTSDIVPNMLHVLLNSWSTITFTGCITQFYFFCSSVVFECFLLALMSFDRYVAICNPLRYASIMTNHHCAILAMCCWVFGFSITLIYVITTAMLNFCGPKVINHLFCDLDPLLELSCSETFVVNLEIYLVSIPIVIIPTVVIVASYTYIVVTVLKIPSKTGRQKAFSTCCSHLTVVSIFYGTLFGVYVVPTKGRTLTMSKILSLLYTVLTPLVNPIIYSLRNEEIKKAVQQFIHKQKPWKMNQNILNR, from the coding sequence ATGCAGGAGAACAACAGGACGGTGGTCACAGAATTTTACATCTTAGGATTTCAAGTCAGTCAAAATTTGAGAATTTTACTGTTCTGTCTGTTTTTTGTTGTTTATTGTCTGATATTATGTGGAAATCTCCTGATCATCATCTTGGTGTCCACCAGCAAGAACCTCCACACTCCAATGTACTACTTCATCTCACAATTGTCCATCAGTGACATCTTGTTGACCTCAGATATTGTTCCGAACATGCTCCATGTTTTACTGAATAGTTGGAGTACCATTACTTTTACTGGATGTATCACTCAGTTTTATTTCTTCTGCTCCTCAGTAGTTTTTGAATGTTTTCTTCTCGCTTTAATGTCTTTTGACAGATATGTGGCCATCTGTAACCCCCTCCGCTATGCCTCTATAATGACAAACCATCATTGTGCAATATTGGCCATGTGCTGTTGGGTGTTTGGATTTTCTATTACTTTAATTTATGTCATAACAACAGCAATGCTAAACTTTTGTGGTCCAAAAGTCATTAACCATTTATTCTGTGACCTTGATCCCTTATTAGAACTTTCCTGTTCTGAAACCTTCGTAGTAAATTTAGAGATTTATTTAGTAAGTATTCCAATTGTAATTATTCCAACTGTAGTAATTGTAGCATCTTATACCTACATTGTTGTCACAGTGTTAAAGATTCCATCCAAAACCGGCAGacagaaagccttctccacctgctgCTCCCACCTCACTGTGGTCTCCATATTCTATGGGACTTTATTTGGTGTTTACGTTGTCCCAACAAAAGGCCGAACACTCACGATGAGTAAGATCCTCTCGCTGCTATATACTGTGCTAACTCCTTTGGTCAACCCAATTATATATAGTTTGAGAAATGAAGAAATTAAAAAAGCCGTACAACAATTTATTCATAAGCAAAAGCCCTGGAAAATGAACCAAAATATTCTAAACAGATAA